One window of Flavobacterium ammonificans genomic DNA carries:
- the clpB gene encoding ATP-dependent chaperone ClpB, with amino-acid sequence MNINKFTTKSQEAIQLSQQIAQGLGQQQIENEHLFKALLEVDENVTPFLLKKLNVNVPLFKQILESTIQSFPKVSGGDIMLSRTANATLNEAEILAGKMNDEFVSVEHLVLAIFGSKSKIAQILKDQGVTEKELKAAIEEMRKGERVTSASAEETYNALNKYAKNLNDLARSGKLDPVIGRDEEIRRVLQILTRRTKNNPMLVGEPGVGKTAIAEGLAHRIVDGDVPENLKDKIIFSLDMGALIAGAKYKGEFEERLKSVVKEVTAADGDIVLFIDEIHTLVGAGGGEGAMDAANILKPALARGELRAIGATTLDEYQKYFEKDKALERRFQKVIVEEPDTESAISILRGIKEKYETHHKVQIKDEAIIAAVELSQRYITNRFLPDKAIDLMDEAASKLRMEINSKPEELDVLDRKIMQLEIEIEAIKREKDESKLKVLGMELANLKEDRNEIYAKWKSEKDVVDNIQAVKTEIEDFKYEAERAERDGDYGKVAEIRYGKIKEAQERLDALVKQLQENQSGTSLIKEVVTREDIAEVVAKWTGIPVMKMLQGEREKLLHLEAELHKRVVGQEEAIEAVSDAVRRSRAGLQDMKKPVGTFLFLGTTGVGKTELAKALAEYLFDDENAMTRIDMSEYQERHSVSRLVGAPPGYVGYDEGGQLTEAVRRKPYSVILLDEIEKAHPDTFNILLQVLDEGRLTDNKGRLADFKNTIIIMTSNMGSQIIQDKFENLKGGIEAATESAKVEVLGLLKQTVRPEFINRIDEIVMFTPLTHANIAQIVGLQLKSVTKMLAQQGITMDATPEAITYLSEKGYDPQFGARPVKRVIQREVLNQLSKEILAGSIKTESIILLDAFDGQLVFRNQGELVS; translated from the coding sequence ATGAACATCAATAAATTTACTACTAAATCGCAAGAGGCCATCCAACTTTCGCAACAAATCGCGCAAGGATTGGGTCAGCAACAAATCGAAAATGAACATCTTTTCAAAGCGCTTTTGGAAGTCGACGAAAATGTGACGCCTTTTCTATTGAAAAAATTAAACGTGAATGTCCCGCTTTTCAAACAAATCTTGGAAAGTACCATTCAAAGTTTTCCAAAAGTTTCGGGGGGCGATATTATGTTGTCCAGAACAGCTAACGCTACTTTGAACGAAGCGGAGATTTTAGCAGGAAAAATGAACGACGAATTTGTTTCGGTTGAACATTTGGTATTGGCAATTTTTGGTTCCAAAAGTAAAATCGCTCAAATCCTAAAAGACCAAGGCGTAACTGAAAAAGAATTAAAAGCCGCCATTGAAGAAATGAGAAAAGGCGAAAGGGTGACCTCTGCCTCTGCCGAAGAAACCTACAACGCCTTAAACAAATATGCCAAAAACCTGAATGATTTAGCTCGAAGCGGCAAACTAGATCCTGTTATTGGTCGTGATGAAGAAATTCGTCGTGTGTTGCAAATTTTAACTAGACGAACTAAAAACAACCCAATGCTAGTGGGCGAACCTGGTGTAGGTAAAACAGCCATTGCAGAGGGTTTAGCGCACCGAATTGTAGATGGCGACGTACCCGAAAATCTAAAAGATAAAATTATCTTCTCTCTTGACATGGGCGCTTTGATTGCGGGTGCCAAATACAAAGGAGAATTTGAAGAACGTTTGAAATCAGTGGTGAAAGAAGTTACTGCTGCCGATGGAGACATTGTACTTTTCATAGACGAAATTCACACTTTAGTAGGTGCTGGCGGTGGCGAAGGAGCCATGGATGCCGCTAATATTCTGAAACCCGCTTTGGCGCGTGGCGAATTGCGTGCTATTGGTGCAACGACTTTGGACGAATACCAGAAATATTTTGAGAAAGACAAAGCCCTAGAAAGACGTTTCCAAAAAGTAATAGTGGAAGAACCCGATACCGAAAGTGCTATTTCTATCTTACGTGGGATCAAAGAAAAATACGAAACGCACCACAAAGTGCAAATCAAAGACGAAGCTATTATTGCAGCGGTAGAATTATCGCAGCGTTATATCACCAATCGTTTTTTACCTGATAAAGCCATCGATTTAATGGACGAAGCGGCTTCTAAATTGCGAATGGAAATCAATTCAAAACCCGAAGAATTAGACGTTTTGGATCGAAAAATCATGCAATTAGAAATCGAAATTGAGGCCATCAAACGTGAAAAAGACGAAAGCAAGTTGAAAGTCTTGGGAATGGAGTTAGCCAACTTAAAAGAAGACCGCAACGAGATTTATGCCAAATGGAAATCGGAAAAAGATGTGGTAGATAACATCCAAGCCGTGAAAACCGAAATTGAAGACTTCAAATACGAAGCCGAACGTGCGGAACGAGATGGCGACTATGGAAAAGTAGCTGAAATTCGTTACGGAAAAATCAAAGAAGCACAGGAACGTTTGGATGCTTTGGTAAAACAATTGCAAGAAAATCAATCAGGTACTTCCTTGATCAAAGAAGTCGTTACCCGAGAAGATATTGCCGAAGTAGTAGCCAAATGGACTGGGATTCCAGTGATGAAAATGCTACAAGGCGAAAGAGAAAAACTCTTGCATTTGGAAGCCGAATTGCACAAACGTGTAGTGGGACAAGAAGAAGCTATTGAAGCGGTAAGTGATGCCGTTCGTAGAAGTCGCGCGGGTTTACAAGACATGAAAAAGCCTGTTGGTACTTTCCTTTTCTTAGGAACAACGGGTGTGGGTAAAACCGAATTGGCGAAAGCATTAGCCGAATACCTTTTCGATGATGAAAATGCCATGACGCGAATTGATATGAGCGAATACCAAGAACGTCACTCTGTGAGTCGTTTAGTGGGTGCGCCTCCAGGTTATGTGGGCTATGATGAGGGCGGACAATTGACCGAAGCCGTGCGCAGAAAACCCTACTCTGTAATTTTGTTGGACGAAATTGAAAAAGCGCATCCGGATACGTTTAATATCCTGCTACAAGTCCTAGACGAAGGACGTTTGACGGATAATAAAGGACGCTTGGCCGACTTCAAAAACACGATTATCATCATGACATCGAATATGGGTAGCCAAATCATTCAAGATAAATTCGAAAACTTGAAAGGCGGAATTGAAGCGGCAACAGAGTCAGCTAAAGTGGAAGTGTTAGGTTTATTGAAACAAACCGTACGACCTGAATTCATTAATCGTATTGACGAAATTGTAATGTTTACACCTTTGACTCATGCTAATATTGCTCAAATTGTAGGTTTACAACTGAAATCGGTGACCAAAATGTTGGCGCAACAAGGCATTACGATGGACGCTACTCCTGAAGCAATAACCTATTTGTCTGAAAAAGGATACGATCCGCAATTTGGAGCCAGACCCGTAAAACGTGTTATTCAAAGGGAAGTATTGAACCAATTATCTAAAGAGATATTGGCAGGTAGCATCAAAACCGAAAGTATCATTCTTTTAGACGCCTTCGACGGACAATTGGTCTTTAGAAATCAAGGCGAATTGGTTTCTTAA
- a CDS encoding anthranilate synthase component I family protein, protein MKSFILNTKYKQILADTITPVSVYLKIRDKFPNSLLLESSDYNGNDNSFSYICCNPIAAIKIENETISKNYPDGSTEKIAIDASTDIPTVIQEFSGQFESKKNDFKFINNGLFGYISYDAVRYFEKVNIAKKENSNTIPDVYYAVYQNIIAINHFKNEAYIFCHSLDGKNNIAEIEQLLQSRNIASYSFTKYGEGFSNLTDEEFKHNVALAKKHCYRGDVFQLVLSRRFTQGFKGDEFNVYRALRSINPSPYLFFFDYGDFKIFGSSPEAQIIVKDRKAEIHPIAGTFKRTGDDEKDAGLAKQLSEDKKENSEHVMLVDLARNDLSRNGHDVQVEKYREVQFFSHVIHLVSKVTGHLHEKASTMQVVVDTFPAGTLSGAPKHRAMLLIEEYETTNRNFYGGAIGFMDFKGNFNHAIMIRTFLSKNHQLHSQAGAGIVANSDEESEMQEVYNKLRALNTALDLAETI, encoded by the coding sequence TTGAAATCTTTTATTTTAAATACAAAATACAAACAAATCCTTGCCGACACCATTACGCCGGTGAGTGTGTACTTGAAAATACGCGACAAATTCCCGAATAGTTTGCTTTTGGAAAGTAGCGACTACAACGGAAACGACAATAGTTTTTCGTACATCTGTTGCAATCCAATTGCAGCTATCAAAATTGAAAATGAAACGATTTCAAAAAATTATCCTGACGGAAGTACTGAAAAAATAGCTATCGATGCTTCAACAGATATTCCTACAGTAATCCAAGAATTTTCAGGCCAATTTGAATCAAAGAAAAACGATTTTAAATTCATTAATAATGGCTTATTTGGCTATATCTCTTATGATGCGGTACGTTACTTTGAAAAAGTAAACATTGCAAAAAAAGAAAATAGCAATACCATTCCTGATGTGTATTATGCGGTGTACCAAAACATCATTGCGATTAACCATTTCAAAAATGAAGCGTATATTTTCTGTCATAGTTTGGACGGAAAAAATAATATTGCAGAAATCGAACAATTACTTCAATCTAGAAATATTGCTTCGTATTCTTTCACCAAATACGGCGAAGGTTTTTCTAATTTAACCGATGAGGAGTTCAAGCATAATGTGGCTTTAGCCAAAAAACATTGTTACCGTGGCGATGTGTTCCAATTGGTTTTATCCAGACGTTTTACGCAAGGATTCAAAGGCGACGAATTCAATGTATACCGCGCGTTGCGAAGCATCAATCCTTCACCTTACCTCTTCTTTTTTGATTATGGAGATTTCAAAATATTTGGTTCGTCTCCCGAAGCCCAAATCATCGTGAAAGACCGAAAAGCAGAGATTCATCCTATTGCGGGAACATTCAAAAGAACAGGTGATGATGAAAAAGATGCTGGTTTAGCCAAACAATTATCAGAAGACAAAAAAGAAAATAGCGAACACGTGATGTTAGTCGATTTGGCTCGAAATGATTTAAGCCGAAACGGTCACGATGTACAAGTAGAAAAATACCGAGAAGTACAATTCTTTTCGCATGTGATTCATTTAGTTTCCAAAGTTACGGGGCATTTACATGAGAAAGCTTCGACGATGCAAGTGGTTGTCGATACTTTCCCTGCGGGAACCTTGAGTGGTGCACCAAAACACCGCGCCATGCTATTGATTGAAGAGTATGAAACAACCAATCGTAACTTTTATGGAGGTGCCATCGGATTTATGGATTTTAAAGGCAATTTCAATCACGCGATTATGATTCGTACTTTCTTAAGTAAAAACCACCAATTGCATTCTCAAGCAGGAGCAGGAATTGTAGCAAATTCAGATGAAGAAAGCGAAATGCAAGAAGTGTACAACAAATTAAGAGCCTTAAATACGGCTTTGGATTTGGCAGAAACAATTTAA
- a CDS encoding anthranilate synthase component II has translation MNNTNANSIPTVPPSGTRGQILVIDNYDSFTYNLVHYLEDLDCEVTVYRNDEFELDEIAHFDKILLSPGPGIPDEAGLLKQVIQQYGPTKSIFGVCLGQQAIGEVYGGTLSNLDKVYHGVATKVTKSVNDEILFEGLENEFEVGRYHSWVVDANLPDCLEATSFDENGQLMSLRHKTYDVRGVQFHPESVLTPNGKKMLENWVKS, from the coding sequence ATGAACAATACTAATGCTAATTCTATTCCCACTGTTCCCCCTTCGGGGACTAGGGGGCAAATACTAGTCATAGACAATTACGATAGCTTTACGTACAATCTAGTCCACTATTTAGAAGATTTAGATTGTGAAGTAACCGTGTACAGAAACGATGAATTTGAGTTGGACGAAATTGCTCATTTTGACAAAATTTTATTATCCCCAGGCCCAGGAATTCCAGATGAAGCGGGATTATTGAAACAAGTCATTCAGCAGTACGGACCTACCAAAAGTATTTTTGGCGTATGCCTAGGACAACAAGCCATTGGCGAAGTGTATGGCGGAACGCTTTCGAATTTGGACAAAGTGTATCATGGTGTAGCAACCAAGGTTACTAAATCAGTCAATGACGAAATCCTTTTTGAAGGATTGGAGAACGAATTTGAAGTGGGACGTTACCATTCTTGGGTGGTAGACGCTAATTTACCAGATTGTTTGGAAGCGACTTCTTTTGACGAAAACGGACAACTAATGTCGCTACGACACAAGACTTACGATGTTAGAGGAGTTCAATTCCACCCAGAAAGTGTATTAACACCAAACGGAAAAAAAATGTTAGAAAATTGGGTAAAAAGTTAA
- the trpD gene encoding anthranilate phosphoribosyltransferase has translation MKNILNRLINHEMLSKEEAKNVLVKISNGEYNTSQIASFLTVYMMRSISIEELAGFREALLDLCIRVDLSGYNTIDLCGTGGDGKDTFNISTLASFVAAGAGIKVAKHGNYGVSSISGSSNVMEKMGIKFSNEAGFLEKCMEKAGICILHAPLFHPAMKNVGPIRKELGVKTFFNMLGPMVNPAFPQNQLVGVFNLELARMYAYLYQNTDRNFTILHSLDGYDEVSLTCPTKCITNTKELMLNPDDFGVRLLSQTEIEGGKTIEESAQLFTDIISGKGTEAQNNVVCANAAMAIETVTQCSPLEGFELAKESLFSGKGLQALQTLQELSK, from the coding sequence ATGAAAAACATACTCAACAGATTAATCAATCACGAAATGCTCTCAAAAGAAGAAGCTAAAAACGTTTTGGTCAAAATATCCAATGGGGAATACAATACAAGCCAAATAGCTTCTTTCTTAACGGTCTACATGATGCGTAGCATCAGTATCGAAGAATTAGCGGGTTTTCGTGAAGCCTTATTGGATTTGTGTATTCGTGTCGATTTATCAGGCTACAACACCATTGATTTGTGCGGAACGGGTGGCGATGGAAAAGATACCTTTAACATTTCGACCTTGGCTTCTTTTGTAGCTGCAGGAGCGGGAATCAAAGTAGCTAAACACGGAAATTATGGTGTTTCGTCGATTTCGGGATCGAGTAATGTGATGGAAAAAATGGGAATCAAATTCAGTAATGAAGCTGGTTTCTTGGAAAAATGTATGGAAAAAGCAGGCATCTGTATTTTACACGCACCACTTTTCCACCCTGCTATGAAAAATGTGGGACCTATTCGAAAAGAGTTGGGTGTAAAAACCTTTTTCAATATGTTGGGACCTATGGTAAATCCAGCTTTTCCTCAGAATCAATTGGTGGGAGTTTTCAATTTGGAATTGGCTCGAATGTATGCCTATTTGTACCAAAACACCGATAGAAATTTTACGATTTTACATTCCTTGGACGGTTATGATGAAGTTTCCTTAACCTGTCCGACCAAATGTATTACAAACACAAAAGAACTGATGCTGAATCCAGACGATTTTGGCGTTCGTCTTTTGTCACAAACCGAAATTGAAGGCGGTAAAACTATTGAAGAATCAGCCCAATTATTTACCGATATCATTTCAGGAAAAGGAACTGAAGCCCAAAATAATGTGGTCTGCGCCAATGCTGCAATGGCGATTGAAACGGTAACACAATGCAGTCCGTTAGAAGGATTTGAATTAGCTAAAGAGAGTTTGTTCTCAGGAAAAGGATTGCAAGCCTTACAAACGTTACAAGAATTAAGTAAATAG
- the trpC gene encoding indole-3-glycerol phosphate synthase TrpC, whose translation MNILDKIILDKRREVVLKKSIIPVSQLEASVFFERQTISLSHNLRNSSSGIIAEHKRRSPSKSEINYGFTVEEVVKGYETAGACGISVLTDGKYFGGSLDDLLLARATVNIPLLRKEFIVDEYQILEAKAHGADLILLIAAVLSREEIKSLSEFAHGLGLEVLLEVHNQEELEKSIMPSLDMIGVNNRNLKSFEVSLDFSKELADQIPNEFVKVSESGISSIEAINELKPFGYQGFLIGENFMKTDNAGQAAKEFIAQL comes from the coding sequence ATGAACATATTAGATAAAATAATACTAGACAAACGAAGAGAAGTAGTTCTTAAAAAATCGATTATTCCGGTTTCACAATTGGAGGCATCGGTGTTTTTTGAAAGACAAACCATTTCGTTAAGCCATAATTTACGCAACAGTAGTTCAGGAATTATTGCCGAACACAAACGTCGTTCGCCTTCAAAATCCGAAATCAATTACGGTTTTACCGTTGAAGAAGTAGTCAAAGGCTATGAAACAGCGGGCGCTTGTGGTATTTCGGTTTTAACGGATGGAAAATATTTTGGTGGTTCTTTAGACGATTTGTTATTGGCAAGAGCCACGGTCAATATTCCGCTATTGCGAAAAGAATTCATTGTGGACGAATACCAAATCTTGGAAGCCAAAGCCCACGGTGCCGATTTAATTCTGCTAATCGCTGCGGTTTTGAGCCGAGAGGAAATCAAAAGTTTATCCGAGTTCGCACATGGTTTAGGATTGGAAGTCCTTTTGGAAGTCCACAATCAAGAAGAATTAGAAAAATCAATAATGCCAAGTTTGGATATGATTGGAGTCAATAACCGAAATTTAAAATCTTTTGAAGTGAGTTTGGATTTCAGTAAAGAATTGGCTGACCAAATTCCGAACGAATTTGTAAAAGTATCCGAAAGTGGTATTTCGTCTATCGAAGCAATAAATGAATTAAAACCATTTGGTTACCAAGGATTTTTAATTGGTGAAAACTTCATGAAAACGGATAATGCTGGTCAAGCGGCAAAAGAATTTATAGCGCAATTGTAA
- a CDS encoding phosphoribosylanthranilate isomerase, translating into MKLKICGMKYPDNILEVGSLLPDYMGFIFWEKSARYFDGVLPNLPQNIKKTGVFVNASQEDIVSKLSQYDLQAVQLHGHESVAFCQELKNTLAKSIEIIKVFSVDSFFDFDELKPFETVCDYFLFDTKGKLPGGNGTTFDWKVLEKYPSQKPFFLSGGIGLDEIDLVNEIVKTDLPIYAIDVNSKFEIEPGLKNKEELHRFKQKINF; encoded by the coding sequence ATGAAACTCAAAATCTGCGGCATGAAATACCCCGACAATATTCTAGAAGTAGGATCGCTCCTACCCGATTATATGGGCTTTATATTCTGGGAAAAGTCGGCACGCTATTTTGATGGAGTACTTCCAAATTTACCGCAAAACATCAAAAAAACAGGAGTTTTTGTCAATGCCAGTCAAGAAGATATTGTGTCAAAACTAAGCCAATACGATTTGCAAGCGGTTCAATTGCATGGACATGAGTCGGTGGCATTTTGCCAAGAGTTAAAAAATACATTGGCGAAAAGCATTGAAATCATCAAAGTATTTTCAGTGGATTCATTTTTTGATTTTGACGAGTTGAAACCTTTTGAAACAGTTTGTGATTATTTCCTTTTTGATACCAAAGGAAAATTACCTGGAGGCAACGGAACGACTTTCGATTGGAAAGTGCTAGAAAAATATCCATCGCAAAAACCCTTCTTTTTGAGTGGCGGCATTGGACTAGACGAAATTGATTTGGTCAACGAAATAGTAAAAACTGACTTACCTATTTACGCCATTGATGTAAATAGTAAATTTGAAATTGAACCCGGATTAAAAAACAAAGAAGAATTGCATCGTTTTAAACAAAAAATAAACTTTTAA
- the trpB gene encoding tryptophan synthase subunit beta, protein MSYNVNEKGYYGEFGGAYIPEMLYPNVEELRQNYLKITAEPEFQAEFDDLLKEYVGRPTPLYFASRLSEKYNTKVYLKREDLCHTGAHKVNNTIGQILLAKRLGKKRIIAETGAGQHGVATATVCALMGLECIVYMGEIDIKRQAPNVARMKMLGAEVRPAMSGSRTLKDATNEAIRDWINNPVDTYYIIGSVVGPHPYPDMVARFQSVISKEIKSQLLEKEGKENPDYVIACVGGGSNAAGAYYHFLDEKEVNIIAVEAAGLGVHSGESAATSALGKVGVIHGSKTLLMQTPDGQITEPYSISAGLDYPGVGPMHANLYATGRAQFISITDEQAMDWGLQLSKLEGIIPAIETAHAFAVLDEMKFKPTDIVVINLSGRGDKDLNTYIDYFKL, encoded by the coding sequence ATGAGTTACAACGTCAACGAAAAAGGCTATTACGGAGAATTTGGTGGGGCTTACATTCCAGAAATGTTATATCCCAATGTAGAAGAATTGCGCCAAAACTATTTAAAAATAACAGCCGAACCTGAGTTTCAAGCTGAGTTTGACGATTTATTGAAAGAATATGTAGGTCGCCCTACTCCGCTTTATTTTGCATCACGATTGTCTGAAAAATACAATACTAAAGTTTATCTTAAAAGAGAAGATTTGTGCCATACAGGAGCACACAAAGTAAACAACACAATTGGTCAAATTTTATTAGCCAAACGTTTGGGTAAAAAGCGAATCATTGCCGAAACAGGCGCAGGTCAACACGGTGTAGCTACGGCAACCGTTTGTGCCTTGATGGGCTTGGAATGTATTGTGTACATGGGCGAAATTGACATCAAGCGTCAAGCACCTAATGTAGCACGTATGAAAATGTTAGGCGCAGAAGTACGACCGGCCATGTCGGGATCTCGTACCTTAAAAGACGCAACAAACGAAGCGATTCGTGATTGGATTAACAATCCGGTGGATACCTATTACATCATTGGTTCTGTGGTGGGACCTCATCCTTATCCTGATATGGTGGCGCGTTTCCAATCGGTGATTTCGAAAGAAATTAAAAGCCAATTATTGGAAAAAGAAGGCAAAGAAAATCCTGATTACGTAATTGCCTGTGTAGGCGGTGGAAGTAATGCTGCAGGAGCGTATTATCACTTTTTGGATGAAAAAGAAGTAAACATTATTGCTGTGGAAGCTGCTGGTTTAGGAGTGCATTCAGGTGAAAGTGCTGCTACCTCAGCTTTAGGAAAAGTGGGTGTTATTCACGGAAGTAAAACTTTATTGATGCAAACCCCCGACGGACAAATTACCGAACCCTACTCTATTTCAGCAGGATTGGATTACCCAGGTGTAGGACCCATGCACGCAAATTTATATGCTACAGGTAGAGCGCAATTTATCTCCATAACTGATGAGCAAGCGATGGATTGGGGATTACAACTATCCAAATTAGAAGGTATAATTCCGGCAATTGAAACCGCTCATGCCTTTGCGGTTTTGGACGAAATGAAATTCAAACCGACTGATATAGTTGTGATTAATCTTTCGGGACGTGGCGACAAAGATTTGAATACTTATATTGATTATTTTAAATTATAG
- the trpA gene encoding tryptophan synthase subunit alpha: protein MNRINQKLQETKKILSIYFSAGYPSLNDTVQIIQDLEKSGVDMIEIGLPFSDPLADGPTIQASSTQALHNGMTTQVLFDQLKDIRKTVSIPLVIMGYFNPMLQYGIEDFCKKCAEIGIDGLIIPDLPVDVYADEYKATFEKYGLINVFLITPQTSDERIRFIDSVSDGFIYMVSSASVTGSQSGFGSTQEDYFKRIADMNLKNPQIIGFGINNAETFNQATQFAKGAIIGSAFITHLTENGTGKIEEFVKGIRE from the coding sequence ATGAACAGAATCAATCAAAAATTACAAGAAACAAAAAAAATATTATCTATCTATTTTTCAGCGGGATACCCAAGCCTGAATGATACGGTGCAAATTATACAAGATTTAGAAAAAAGTGGAGTCGATATGATCGAAATTGGTCTGCCATTTAGCGATCCTTTGGCTGATGGCCCTACCATTCAGGCGAGTTCTACTCAAGCCTTACATAACGGAATGACAACCCAAGTTTTGTTTGACCAATTGAAAGACATTCGTAAAACAGTTTCAATTCCGTTAGTAATTATGGGGTATTTCAACCCAATGTTGCAATATGGAATAGAAGATTTCTGTAAAAAATGTGCTGAAATTGGTATTGACGGATTGATCATTCCGGATTTACCCGTAGATGTCTATGCAGACGAATACAAAGCTACTTTCGAAAAATACGGACTTATCAATGTGTTTTTAATTACACCGCAAACATCTGACGAACGAATCCGTTTTATTGATAGCGTGTCTGACGGATTTATCTATATGGTGAGTTCAGCCAGCGTGACGGGTTCGCAATCGGGTTTTGGAAGTACACAAGAAGACTATTTCAAACGTATTGCCGACATGAATTTGAAAAACCCACAAATCATTGGTTTTGGAATCAATAATGCCGAAACATTCAACCAAGCGACTCAATTTGCCAAAGGCGCCATCATTGGAAGTGCTTTTATTACGCATTTAACCGAAAATGGCACTGGAAAAATCGAGGAGTTTGTGAAAGGGATAAGAGAATAG
- a CDS encoding Crp/Fnr family transcriptional regulator, producing MNNYWVFEDVNLFSLICPHKYKGYEQDHPFISFQKGNYIYFQGDVSSTIFLVNSGKVKIGFVDDKGEEYVTAYLKKGEIFGENILLNETHRKEFAQAVEKNTSLCSVTLQQAEELLQGNKSFTTSIYKFIGLKLKKIERRYQIMLFRDTRTRIIEFIKELKEDVTGTIQLINGEILVNNPYSQGEIAKLVGTSRPTFNIIINELEKEGRIVYQKNKILLKNSFLLDS from the coding sequence ATGAACAACTATTGGGTTTTTGAAGATGTCAATTTATTCTCTTTGATTTGTCCGCACAAATACAAAGGTTATGAACAAGATCATCCATTCATTTCTTTCCAGAAAGGAAATTACATCTATTTTCAAGGCGATGTATCCAGCACTATATTTCTTGTCAACTCAGGAAAAGTAAAAATTGGTTTTGTCGATGACAAAGGTGAAGAATATGTTACTGCCTATCTTAAAAAGGGAGAAATTTTTGGCGAAAATATTTTATTAAATGAAACACATCGGAAAGAATTTGCACAAGCAGTTGAGAAAAACACCTCCCTTTGTTCGGTAACATTACAACAAGCGGAAGAACTATTACAAGGAAATAAATCATTCACTACAAGTATCTACAAATTCATTGGACTTAAACTCAAAAAAATAGAACGGAGATATCAAATCATGCTCTTTAGAGATACCCGGACTCGAATTATTGAGTTCATAAAAGAACTGAAAGAAGACGTGACTGGTACAATCCAATTAATTAACGGCGAAATTCTTGTCAACAATCCCTATTCTCAGGGAGAAATTGCCAAACTTGTAGGAACCTCAAGACCCACCTTCAATATTATTATTAATGAACTAGAGAAAGAAGGACGTATTGTCTATCAAAAGAATAAGATATTATTAAAAAATTCATTTTTGTTAGATAGCTAA
- a CDS encoding DM13 domain-containing protein codes for MKKILCSCLVLIALFSCSNDDSNNSTNETTSSDYSYKGNFVSSSHPTSGIAKISKDKKQLLLEGFKSDDGPDLNIYLAANLTTIKVDHIDLGDIKGLNGNYSYTVNNTIDYAKYKYVVVWCVDFDANFGYAVLAP; via the coding sequence ATGAAAAAAATATTGTGTAGTTGCTTGGTTTTAATTGCCTTATTTTCATGTAGTAACGATGACTCCAATAATTCAACTAATGAAACTACTTCTTCAGACTATAGTTACAAAGGAAATTTTGTTTCTTCTTCGCATCCAACTTCTGGAATTGCCAAAATTAGTAAAGACAAAAAACAACTGTTATTAGAAGGGTTTAAATCAGATGACGGACCGGATTTGAATATTTACTTGGCTGCAAATTTAACCACCATCAAGGTAGATCATATTGATTTAGGTGATATTAAAGGACTCAACGGAAACTATTCTTATACTGTAAATAATACCATTGATTATGCCAAATACAAGTATGTTGTAGTTTGGTGTGTCGATTTTGATGCGAATTTTGGCTATGCCGTTCTTGCCCCTTAA